A stretch of DNA from Arachis hypogaea cultivar Tifrunner chromosome 19, arahy.Tifrunner.gnm2.J5K5, whole genome shotgun sequence:
ATGATGCACTTTGTCTATCATGTATTTATTTTAACCTTTCCCTGACACTTGTCACTGAAAGGTGCTTGTATGTGCCAGTTTTGTCCTCAGTGACAATCAGGATTCAGAAATATAGATACTAACATTATTAGGCACATATTCAATGTTCATGCAAGTGTAAAAGAATGCAAAAGAAAAAAGGGGTTCGATGTATGCATTGTTGTTGATATCTGGATTGGCATGGCTGTTTCAACTAGAAAATTGATTTGGTTCGAAAATTGGTCTGAATGAACCAGTTATTAAACTGACATGAACTAAACATAAACGGGTCTGGGCTGGTTTTGAATTGAAATAAACTGGCTTatctttatgtatttatttagaggagtttaattttgatgcagtgTAAAGTATTTTATAAAGTTGTgtaattatatcttttattttgaatGATCATTCATACAGTTAATgtgaaaaatagttatttttattgatgtattACTTACACTAcattaaaattagatttttatttagagaagaaaaaacaaataataaatatagcGAGTCCTCCGGGTACTAAACATGACAAGGTCAAGTAGGAAATCGTTAAGTGGTGTGTTTGTGATTGCCTAGTGTGCGAGTTTTTAATGTTGTATTGTCTAGGATTGGGAGTACAACGAGCCCTACGTCACTGTTCGTTTACAAGTTGAGTTTTATGATCACAAACTGCGAATATCAAATTCATGATCAATTTTGATTGCTATTGCCTGTTATGGCCTCACCGgttcatcaataattcaatataCACATTCCCGTAGCAGCAAATTAAATAGCAAAAAATTTGATCCCCGTAATCCAAGAGTGTTGAATCAACTTCGTGACCTTTTAAGTATTCGTCCTCTCAGCGACCAGTCTTCTACTGTGCCATGATTTTGCAGTTCTTAAGTGACATTTTCTTTGGCCTTGAAGATAAGTTCACGCGGAAGTTAATTAACTTTTTTCAAAGATTTTCAATAAAGTTAATCCTGAAATGCAGTTGATTGGCTTTGTACATTTTCAAACATCTCAGCTGAAAATGGTAGGCGATTTCGTTGGTTACATGACAGTACATTGTTATTTTCATCTTTGTGGAAACGTTTGCCCGTTACCATGTTATTtatagaggaaaaaaaaaaaacaaaaaaagaaaagaagagaaaacgcAACTGTCAGCAGGAGTGCTCTTTAACAACACACTTCAATTTATTGAAACACAGTTATAAACTAAACAGAAACTGGAACATAATAAACAGGCAAACAAGATATGTGACATAGTAGTATAGTACTAAGGGCTACACAAACTAAACAATGAAACAAGTCACAAAGGCAGCCTAATTACAGATTCACACTTATTAATTTCAATTGAAGTTAGACCCTTTTCCATGGGCGGCGGTTGCACCCATGCCTGTAGTTGGACGTGCCATTGGTTGTCCATCACCAGCAGGCTCAGACCCAGGCCCATTTACATCAGTGGACTTAGTGGCAGGCCCAGTGGTGCTGTACGGAGCTCGGTCCATGTGGCCAGCCATGGCGGACATTTTGGCAGCAGCGTTGTGCTCGCGGGCCTCATGCTTCTCCATGTCTGCCTGTTggatcttctcttctttcttgtgTGTTGCCATCTCCTTCTGTATCGGATCATGAGTTGAAATCTTCTCAGCCTATTGAAAGTTTGAACCACacgcaaaacaaaaacaaaaaggacaTATCTGTTAGTTCCAAATTTGAAACAATGTTCAAGTAAGATATGTTCTCTCAATGTATTAAATTTATCTAATAAAACCATAAGCATAAAAGTAAAAagattgtcaaaaaaaaaaaaatgcataagaaaaatagaaattcatgtgtaattatttttatgtaaattacTTGTTGTGTCAAATCATTTACATCATTCAACTTTTAACTTTGCATCATGTGACAATTTTTGTTTCATTTGAGCATTCTCTTTGAACATTCTCTACAATATCATCATGATCATCGTTATCATCATtatcttcaataataataataataacagtatGGATAACAATTCGGAGAATAAAAAGGGAAGAAGCAAGGATATATATatagtgggtaaaattcattcaAGAGGGGATGgatcaatcaattaaaaaaaattatttttattattaattagaaaataattgaagaaataaaaggaaaaaaagaaaaaccttctCCGTTACAGTGGCCTTGGTCTTCTCTAGGCCAGACTTGGCAGAGGCGCCAATGTTGGCTGCAGTTTCCTTAACGTTCTCTACTGCTTTCTTTGTTGCCTGCATTTTCTCAACTTTTCTTCAACACtcggttttatttttctttatgtcTGATCTTCTTTTGTTTCGATATATTTGGTTCAGGCATGGCATTATGGCATGCCTTTAAATAGAGTGAAGTGACCCACTCTCTTTTTCACAAGTGTCCAGAAGTGACACGTGGCAAATATCGTAGTGGCAATTGAGTTTGAGTCACTATTTGACACTAAACTGACGTGTGTATCTAGACAATTTACCTACATGTGAAGTTACGAGAAGGAGAAAAGATTAGGGATTAGCTGTTTAAGTTTGTGTGGCGGGTTGTACACTTGTACTATTTTAGAAAATTATATACTAATACTAAATATAAAAAGAGTATACTTTTGATATATTTGTAAATTATTTTACACGGCATCtagtaatatttattttttttat
This window harbors:
- the LOC112779341 gene encoding 11 kDa late embryogenesis abundant protein, which encodes MQATKKAVENVKETAANIGASAKSGLEKTKATVTEKAEKISTHDPIQKEMATHKKEEKIQQADMEKHEAREHNAAAKMSAMAGHMDRAPYSTTGPATKSTDVNGPGSEPAGDGQPMARPTTGMGATAAHGKGSNFN